Proteins from a genomic interval of Corythoichthys intestinalis isolate RoL2023-P3 chromosome 3, ASM3026506v1, whole genome shotgun sequence:
- the il1b gene encoding interleukin-1 beta, giving the protein MRPLSDSTPASLPSFIVSCRLQHESTTTATIQLRTTLTTTTTTTATSAPNKMATERRCHISPELPAGLCLEFSYHPESMRQLVNLVVAMERLKGSRIETALETKIAAEGFLNIMIDDLVEVIHVEQAAPNQFTRTGEYQCSVSDSQKKSLVLLADSMELRAVTLQGGNSHRKVNLNMSTYVQPFPDTEAQPVALGIKGTNLYLSCHQEGDSPTLLLEQVQDRQSLTMVAEDSDMLRFLFYKRDSGVSLSTLASVRYPNWFISTAEEDHMPVEMCKRDAPRNLTFHIQRQS; this is encoded by the exons GTTACAACACGAAAGCACAACCACAgcaacaatacaactgagaactACTctgactactactactactacgacCGCAACTTCTGCACCAAACAAG ATGGCCACCGAAAGAAGATGCCACATTAGCCCCGAGTTGCCGGCGGGACTGTGCCTGGAGTTCTCCTATCACCCTGAGAGCATGAGGCAGTTGGTCAACCTGGTGGTTGCCATGGAGAGGTTAAAGGGCAGCCGCATCGAGACGGCCCTCGAGACCAAAATCGCCGCTGAGGGTTTCCTCAACATCATGATAGACGATCTTGTGGAAG tGATCCACGTCGAGCAAGCTGCGCCAAATCAATTCACAAGGACGGGAGAGTATCAGTGCAGTGTGAGTGACAGCCAGAAAAAAAGTTTGGTGCTTCTCGCCGACAGCATGGAGCTGCGCGCCGTCACGCTGCAGGGAGGAAACAGTCACCGCAAAG TGAACCTGAACATGTCCACCTACGTGCAGCCGTTCCCCGATACGGAGGCCCAGCCGGTTGCCCTGGGCATCAAGGGCACCAACCTGTACCTGTCGTGCCACCAGGAGGGAGACAGTCCCACGTTGCTCTTGGAGCAGGTCCAGGACAGGCAGAGTCTGACGATGGTGGCCGAGGACAGCGACATGCTGCGCTTCCTCTTCTACAAGCGCGACTCAGGAGTCAGCCTAAGCACGCTTGCGTCGGTGCGATACCCCAACTGGTTCATTAGCACGGCCGAGGAGGACCACATGCCGGTGGAAATGTGCAAACGCGATGCCCCAAGAAACCTCACCTTCCACATCCAGAGGCAaagttag